The Deltaproteobacteria bacterium genome includes a window with the following:
- a CDS encoding radical SAM protein has protein sequence MRILLLTPPMTQLNTPYPATAYLTGFLRARGYETHQADPALALVLRLFSRDGLTRVAELARARLSSGSKSGGKKRSKPAELSEPSVAVRHFLDNLPDYLRTVEPVVRFLQGGDPTLAMRIAGGDFLPEGPRMQAALAQFAPGDGAYGDGHADALAWAFGALGVQDRAKHLATLYLDDLADVIHDGVDEHFTLSRYGEKLAASVPTFDPLAAALTAAPTLVDELLREITVELFQQHKPTVVGLTVPFPGNVYGGLRIAETLRQLDPSIQIIMGGGYVNTELRSLSDPRIFDYVDFITLDDGERPLLCLLDHLEGKRGQVQLLRTYVREQGRVVLKSSPMEHDIPLRDTGTPTYDGLPVDRYLSLLEMLNPMHRVWSDGRWNKITLAHGCYWKACNFCDTSLDYIGVYEEQSAELIADRMVSLIEETGQSGFHFVDEAAPPKTLLALSERLLARDITCTWWGNVRFEKTFAQPQVAAKLRAAGCVAVSGGLEVASDRLLKLMNKGVTVEQVARVTHALAQSGILVHAYLMYGFPTQTVAETVDALERVRQLFAAGCLTSAFWHRFSVTAHSPIGRDPEKFGINLLPMPHVTFAHNDLDFHDPTGVDHDALGIALRKAVYNFMHGVGLDEDVRFWFDFSVPKASVPRNLVRRALAPKRSQRV, from the coding sequence GATCCAGCCCTGGCATTAGTGCTCAGACTGTTCTCGCGCGACGGGCTTACTAGGGTGGCCGAACTCGCCCGGGCACGCCTCAGCTCCGGATCAAAATCTGGCGGCAAGAAACGGTCGAAGCCTGCGGAGCTTTCGGAGCCTTCGGTAGCGGTGCGCCATTTCTTAGACAACCTTCCCGATTACTTGCGGACCGTTGAGCCAGTCGTGCGGTTTCTCCAAGGGGGCGATCCCACCCTAGCCATGCGCATAGCGGGTGGTGACTTCTTGCCCGAGGGGCCGCGTATGCAGGCGGCCTTAGCGCAGTTCGCCCCTGGTGACGGTGCCTACGGAGACGGACATGCAGATGCTCTCGCTTGGGCCTTTGGTGCACTTGGCGTCCAAGATCGCGCTAAGCATCTGGCGACGCTTTATCTCGACGACCTGGCCGATGTCATCCATGATGGTGTGGACGAGCATTTCACCTTGTCTCGCTACGGAGAGAAGCTAGCCGCCAGTGTGCCAACTTTTGACCCTCTAGCGGCAGCTCTGACAGCAGCTCCGACGCTAGTTGATGAGTTGTTGCGTGAGATTACGGTAGAGTTATTTCAACAGCACAAGCCGACTGTGGTCGGTCTCACCGTCCCGTTCCCCGGCAACGTCTACGGTGGTCTCCGCATTGCTGAGACCCTACGCCAACTGGATCCATCCATTCAGATCATCATGGGCGGTGGGTACGTTAACACGGAACTGCGCTCCCTGTCCGATCCGAGAATCTTTGATTACGTCGACTTCATAACCCTCGATGATGGTGAGCGTCCGCTACTTTGTCTGCTCGATCATCTGGAGGGAAAGAGAGGCCAAGTACAACTGCTGCGGACCTATGTGAGAGAGCAGGGGCGGGTCGTACTTAAATCATCGCCCATGGAACATGATATTCCGCTGCGCGATACTGGTACCCCCACCTACGACGGGCTACCTGTTGATCGCTATTTGTCACTGCTCGAGATGCTAAATCCGATGCATCGGGTGTGGTCAGACGGGCGCTGGAATAAAATAACCCTGGCCCATGGGTGCTACTGGAAAGCCTGTAATTTTTGCGATACGAGTCTCGATTATATCGGTGTTTATGAAGAACAATCGGCTGAGCTTATTGCTGACCGCATGGTCTCTCTGATCGAGGAGACGGGTCAATCCGGATTTCATTTTGTCGACGAAGCGGCGCCTCCCAAAACATTGCTCGCGCTCTCGGAACGGTTGCTAGCCCGCGACATTACTTGTACGTGGTGGGGCAATGTCCGGTTTGAAAAAACGTTTGCGCAGCCCCAAGTAGCAGCAAAGCTCCGGGCAGCTGGGTGCGTTGCCGTCAGTGGTGGCCTTGAAGTTGCGTCGGATCGTTTGCTAAAACTCATGAATAAAGGCGTGACGGTCGAGCAAGTGGCCCGGGTCACCCATGCCCTGGCCCAGTCCGGGATTTTAGTGCATGCCTATTTGATGTACGGCTTTCCAACGCAAACAGTTGCGGAGACCGTCGATGCTCTCGAGAGGGTCCGTCAACTATTCGCTGCGGGTTGTCTAACTTCAGCATTTTGGCACCGCTTCTCGGTAACAGCGCATAGCCCCATCGGACGCGATCCAGAAAAATTCGGCATCAATCTCCTACCCATGCCGCATGTCACCTTCGCTCACAATGATCTCGACTTCCACGATCCAACCGGAGTCGATCACGATGCACTAGGCATCGCCCTGCGCAAGGCCGTCTACAACTTTATGCACGGGGTAGGGTTGGACGAGGATGTCCGGTTCTGGTTTGATTTTTCCGTTCCGAAGGCTTCAGTCCCACGCAATCTTGTGCGTCGTGCGCTCGCGCCCAAACGCAGTCAGCGAGTATAG